The genomic segment GCATGCCGAAGCCTTGTCGTGGTTCGGACTCTGCGTAGCGAAACTGCACGGCCAGAACGCCGAGGCTCTGGAGCTCTGCCGCAAGGCTCTCGACCTCGCACCGAGCAACGCAGAGGTTCGCACCAACCTGGGCCGCGTGCAGCGCCTCTGCGGCGACAACGCCGCCGCGCATCGCACTTTCCTGGGCGCCTATCGGCAGGATCCCCGCAATCCGGGGCCGGCGACCGAGTTGACCCGGATGGGAGTGCGCCGCCGTCCGGTGCTCACCTTCCTGTCGCGCGAGCACTGGTGCAACCGTATTCTCGGCCTCGCCCGTTATCGCGTGCAGCGAATCCTCACCGCCCCGCCACGCAGGGCCTGAGCGC from the Candidatus Krumholzibacteriia bacterium genome contains:
- a CDS encoding tetratricopeptide repeat protein; the encoded protein is MSSQRIGSSTTLSRPEHTRGSAWNLAEAPAREVRSPGEAQRLYEEARSGLRERQETEAFELLQEVLWHDPEHAEALSWFGLCVAKLHGQNAEALELCRKALDLAPSNAEVRTNLGRVQRLCGDNAAAHRTFLGAYRQDPRNPGPATELTRMGVRRRPVLTFLSREHWCNRILGLARYRVQRILTAPPRRA